The nucleotide sequence GTCTCAGCTTATTGCGTTCACTAGCGACTGCTCTTGAGACGACGCGTCGATTCGGCTACAAGTTCGGCCCCTTCTACCCGGTTTGTTTCAACCACGATTCCGTAGGCAACTCGCCCCGATTGGCCGGCGAGGAGGCTTTCGATGCCACTGCGACACCTTTTATCGGGGATTGTTTGCCTCGCGCTCGTTGGCCCTGGTTGGGCCGAAGAGTTCGACAGCGACGACGCCGATGTCGACTTTCCCTATCACGCCTTCGTCAATACCGACGATGTCTATGTGCGCAGCGGGCCGGGACAGAATTACTATCCCGTGCTCCGCTTGCAGCGCGGCGACCGCGTCGAGGTTTATCGACACGACCCGGGTGGCTGGTACGCGATTCGCCCGCCGGCCGAATGCTTTAGCTGGGTGTCGGCGGAATACGTCGAGCCGGGCGAAGGAAAAATGGCCCGGGTCAAGGGGGAACGCGTCGTCGCCCGTGTCGGCAGCGCCTTCAGCGACATTCGCGACGTGATTCAGGTACGGCTCGACGAAAACGAACTGGTCGAGGTGCTCGAGGCCAAGCGGATCGGCACCGGGCCGGCCGCGCAGACGTGGTACAAGATTTCGCCCCCCGCGGGCGAGTTCCGCTGGGTTTCGGGCCAGTTCGTCTCCAGCCAGCGGCCTGAGCGCGAGGTCCGCAAGCGCGACGCACACAACAATCTGCTTATTGCCCGGCATGCGAAGCAGCACGAACAAGAGTTAGACGAGCGCAGCGCGGCGCGACACGATCGACGCCGCGACGCCGACGAGGATGACTCTGATGAGCCGCGGCGAGGACCGCAGGCACTCGCCATCAAGTACAACGGCGACGCGAACGAGCGCCTCGACGACGACCGCGACGTCGAGCGATCGAAGGTCTCGCACCGCACGACATCGCATCGCGTGCGCGATGAGGATCGCGACGAGCCAGTGGCCGAACGGCGCCGGCCGAGCCAGGCGTCGCGACGCGCGCCTTTGCCGCAAGGGGACGCCGGCTTGATGAAGGAGCTCGAAGAACTCGATTTCCAGCTTTCCGCCGAGGTGGCCAAGGAGCCGGCAAGTTGGAACCTGGCACCGCTGCGCGAGCGCAGCGACGTGTTGCTTTCGCGCAGTGATACGGCGCTCGATCGCGGCCGCGTGCGTCTGGTGCAGCGCAAGATCTCGCGCTTCGACGACATTAAGCAGCGGGCCGACAAGATCGCCATGGCCCAGCGGGCCACCGATTTGCGCAACCAGGACGCTATTCATGCCTCGCTCGGCGGGTCGTTGGGTGTGCCCATGGACGAACGTTTCGACGGGGTCGGCAAGCTGACCCAGGTCTATCCGGCGCAGTCGGGCGTGGCCGGCTATGCCCTGGTCGACAAGGACGGCAAGGTGAAGCAATTCGTCACGGCGGCCCCGGGCGTGAATTTGCGTCCTTTCATCGGGCGCGAAGTAGGCGTGCAGGGAACGCTGGGCTACATGACCGACGCCCAGACCAGTCATCTGACGGCGAAACGCGTGGCCTTGATCGACGAAGGGCGCACGTTGCGATAGCCCGGCGCCGTGCCGGCGGCCGGTTGGCGCGAACTCGTGAGCCACTATATTGCTGGGCAGCCGGCGGCGCGCGGGGAGTCGCCGCACGCTCTCGTTCCTTTTCCTGCGCTTTTGGCGGAGCAATAGCAGAACGGCATGAATTGGCAGGCGGGATTCACGTTGTTCGTGCTGGGCGGCGTGCTGGCGTCGCTGATCTTTACGGCCGTCGGCCCTGATCTTGCGCTGATCGGCGGACTGATCGTGCTCATGATGGCCGGCATTCTGACGCCGGCCCAAATGGTACACGGGCTGTCGAACGAGGGCCTGGTCACGGTCGCCGTATTGTACGTCGTCAGCGCCGGCATGCGCGAGACCGGGGCCATCGATCTGATCGCCATGCGCGTGCTCGGCCGGCCCAAGACAACGGCCGCCGCGATCGCGCGACTCTTGATCCCGGTCACGGCCATTAGCGCGTTTGTCAACAATACACCGCTCGTGGCAATGTTGATTCCGGTCGTGAACGATTGGGCCAAACGGCAGCAGATCGCGGCTTCGAAGCTGATGATCCCGCTGAGCTATGCCGCGATTCTCGGCGGTACGTGCTCCTTGATTGGCACCAGCACCAACCTGGTTGTCGACGGCCTGTACATCAAATCGCAGGGCACAGGTCTGGCGATGTTCGAGGTCAGCAAGGTGGGCATTCCGGCGGCGATCGCCGGCTGTGCGTTCATTATGCTAACCGCCAAATGGTTGTTGCCCGACCGCCGGCCCGCGATCAGCCACAGCGACGATCCACGCAGCTACACGGCCGAAATGCTGGTAGCCGCCGATAGTCCGCTCGTTGGCAAATCGATCGAGGATGCCGGGCGTGTACCTGGCCGAAATCGACCGCGATGGCCTGGTGCTGCCGGCCGTTTCGCCTCAGGAGCGATTGCGCGAGAACGATCGGCTGGTGTTCGTGGGCATCGTGGAATCGGTCGTCGACTTGCAGAAGACGCGCGGGCTCGTGCCGGCCACGGACCAGGTCTTCAAGCTCGAGTCACCTCGCGATGTGCGCTGCTTGATCGAAGCCGTGGTGTCGAACACCTGCCCCCTGGTGGGTAAGACCATCCGCGACGGCAATTTCCGCACGGTTTACAACGCCGTAGTGGTTGCCGTGGCGCGCAACGGTGAGCGCATCAACAAAAAGATCGGTGACGTTGTTCTCTGGCCGGGCGACACGCTCCTGGTAGAAGCCCATCCGTCGTTTGTCGATCAGCAGCGGAACAGCCGCGATTTCTTCCTGGTCAGCCAATTGGAGAACTCGAACCCGTTGCGGCACGAGCGGGCGTTTCTGGCCCTGGGCATCATGGCGGCGATGGTGACGCTGGCAGCGACCGGGATGTTGAGCATGCTGCAGGCGGCGCTGGTGGCCGCGGCGGCGATGCTCGTCACGCGCTGCTGCACGGCGGCCATCGCGCGGCGCACGATCGACTGGCCCATTCTGCTGGCGATCGCTGCTTCATTCGCCTTTGGCGAAGCCCTGGAAAACACCGGCGCCGCCAAGGCGCTAGCCGACGGGATGATCGGCGTGGCGCAGGGTAAACCATTCATCGCGCTGGCGATGTTTTATCTGGTCACGTTGTTGTTGACCGAATTGATCACGAATAACGCTGCCGCGGCGCTCATGTTTCCCTTGGGGCTGGCAACGGCCTCGAATTTGAACGTGAACTTCATGCCGTTCGTCATCGCGACGATGATGGCGGCCTCGGCCGGCTTTGCGACGCCCATCGGTTATCAAACCAACTTGATGGTTTATGGACCGGGCGGTTACAGGTTTAACGATTACGTAAAGATTGGCGTGCCGCTGGATATTTTGATCATGATCGTGACCGTGGCGCTTAGTCCTTTCATCTGGCCGTTTTAGCGGGCGTGAGTGCGATCATCGCGGCGAATCGTCGCGGAATTCGTGGCAAATCGTATGCTGGCACTTGCGTGCAACGGGCCGCATCGGGCTGGACGCATGCGGCGTTTCCAGGTACCCTCGAAGGATTCGTGGTGCTACCAGGCTGCGCGCTTTGATGGCACCGCCGAGGACGGCTCGAATCTCGCATTGGTATCTCGAAAATGCGGACCGCTGTGGTGGCGCCCTGCGAGAGGCTGCTGCGGGCGCACCACGCATGGAAGCACTTCTTTGAACGCGATCCGGTTGCCGGCGAATGACTAAACGCGATTTCTACGCTCGCCATAGCCCTGCGATCTTGCTGATCGCCGTGTTCCTGCTGCCGATCTCGTTTGCCGGCGCGCGGCGCGCGCTGAACAGCAATCAGAATCGCGTCGAGCAATGGTTGCCGGATCAGTACGAAGAGACGCAGGTCTATCAAGAGTTCCGCAAGCATTTTCAGGGCGAAGAATTCGTCCTGGTCAGTTGGGACGGCTGTACGCTGGATGATGAGCGCTTGGCGCTTTTGTCGCGCAAGCTCGTGCCTGAGGAGGGCGACGAGGTGCCCGCCGAAGCGCGCTACTTTACCAAGGCCCTCTCCGGCCCCGCGATTATCGACACCCTCACCAAGCCGCCCATCAACATCACGCATTCCGAGGCGGTCGAGCGGCTGCGCGGCTCGCTCATCGGTCAGGACGGCAAGCAGACGTGCCTGGTGCTGACCCTCTCGCCCGAGGGAAAGAAGAGCCTGCGCAAAACAATCGGCAAGATCTACAACACCGCCGAAAAAGAGTGCAACATCAAGCACGATGCCCTGCACATGGGCGGACCCCCTTCGGACAACGTGGCCATCGACCTGGCCGGCGAGCAGAGCCTGGTGCGGCTGGCGTCGCTGGCGGGCTTCATCGGCCTGGCGATTTCCTGGTGGTGCTTGCGCAGCGTGAAGCTGGTCGCCATCGTGCTCAGCGCCGGCGTGTACAGTGCGATGGCCAGTCTGGCTTTCGTCTGGTACTCGGGCGGCGAGATGAACGCCATCGTGCTCACGATGCCATCGCTGGTCTACGTGGCGGCAATTTCCGGCGCCATCCACCTGGCGAATTATTACCGCGATTCGATCCACGAAGGTGGGCTCGAAGGCGCGCCGATGCGGGCCATCAAGCACGCCTGGCTACCCTTGAGCCTCGCAACCGGCACCACGGCCGTGGGTCTGTTGACGTTGTGCTATAGCGAGCTGGTGCCGATTCAGTTGTTCGGCTTTTACTCGGCCGTGGGCGTGGTGTTCAGCTTGCTCTTCCTCTTCTTCTTCATGCCGGCCGCCTTCGAGCGCTGGCCGCTGACGGATGAGGCGAGCGGCGAAGCGCAAGGCCCCGCGATTGATCCAGCGTTTTTTGGCAACTGGGGCAAGGTCGGCGACTGGATCATTGGGCACAACGGGATCATGACCGCCGCCGGTCTGGCCGTGATCGGCTTTTGTGCGCTCGGTATGTACCGGATGGAGACGAGCGTGCAACTGATGCGGCTCTTCTCGCCCAAGGCCAAGGTCGTGACCGACTATGAATGGCTGGAAGAACATCTCGGCAACCTGATCCCAATGGAAGTCGTGATCAATATCGATCCGCTCACCGCTCGGCTGAATTTCCTCGAACGGATGGAGCTGGTGCAACGGGTTCAGAAAGAGGTCGAGACGATTCCCGAGGTGGGTAAGAGCCTGTCGGCAGCTACGTTCTCGGCCAACCTGGGGCAGATCGATCAGCCGGACGTGCCCAAGCCGAAGAAGCGCCGCGGCCTGCGCGACATTGTCGGTTCAGTCGCCGGTGTGCGCGACGAAAAGAAGCTTGCCGCCGACGTTCGCAATAAGAAGCTCGAAGAGCATCGCGACGAGTATCTGAATAGCGACTACTTGCGCGAGAAGGATGGCCGCGAGATGTGGCGCGTCAGCGCCCGCGTCAGCGCTCTGAAGAACGTCGACTACGCGAAGTTCGTCGCCGACATCAAGGCCAAGGTCGAGCCGGTGCTCGACGACATGCGTGCCAAGCTGGGGCCGGATTCCGCCGCCGGTCTGGAAGCTACTTACACGGGTCTGGTGCCGCTGGTCTACAAGGCCCAAAACTCGTTGCTCGATGGCCTGGTGACCGGATTCATCACCGACTTGATCTTGATTTTCGTGGCTATCGTGGTGGCCATGCGTTCGTTCACATCGGGCATCATTCTCGCCGTGCCCAGTGTGTTTCCGCCGATCGTGGTCTTCGGTCTGATGGGCTGGCTGGGCATCGTCATCGATATCGGGACCGTGATGACACCGAGCGTGGCCCTGGGCGTGTCGGTCGACGATATCGTCCATTTCATGCTGCAGTACCGCCGGGCGATTGCCGCGGGCGCCACGCAGCGTGAAGCGGTGAAGGCTGCCTATCACCATTGCGGCCGCGCGATGTACCAGAGTTGGGGCGTCATCGGTCTGGGCTTGAGCGTGTTCGCCTTGAGCCCCTTCACGCCGACCCAGCGTTTCGGCTGCATGACGATCGCGCTTTTGACCGCGACGTTGCTGGCGAACTTGCTGATTCTTCCCGCGATTCTCGCTGGTCCGCTGGGCACGCTGTTTGCCCGCGGTGCGCGGAAAAAAAAGCCCACGGCGGCCGAGGAGCCGCCACGGCAGACGCCGCCCGCCCCGAAGAGCCTTCGCCCGTTGGATGAATCGCCGCGCATCGAACCGACGCGGCGCCCGGTCAGCAGTAATTAGAGCGCAGCATTTAGCCGGCAGAGGGCAGTAGGCAGCGGGCAGTGAAGAGTCGTCGGTGATCAGTGGCCGGTAGCCAGTAAATTCAACGGCTGACTTCCATCGAGTCCCGATCACTGGCTACCGAACTACCGACTACTGCCTGCTCAAATGGGCAGGGTCGTTCCACGTCCCTGTTCTTTGGCCAGTTGCACCAGCCGGGCCGCCATGGCGACGTCTTCGATCGCCAGGCCGACGGATTTGAAGATCGCCACGCCACCGTTGCGCGTGCGGCCGACGGCACGCCCGACGACGACCTGGGCCAGATCGACGGCCCGCGACCAATCGAAGATGCCTTTCTCGACGGCGTCGACAAAATCGCCCGCCTCGTGCCGGCAGGCCGCGACGCTGTCGCAGACGATCGTATCGGCGCGGCGCACGGTGGTGGCGTCGATCTCGGCGCGCGACAGGGCGTTGGCGCCTACGGCGCAGACGACCGTTCCCTCGGCGAGCGCTGCGCCATCGAAGACAGGCGTCGAGCTGCTGGTGGCCGTGATCACGATCGGTAAATCTTCGGCGGCCTCGTGCGGGCGGTCGACGGCGATGATTTCTGCGTCGAGCTGCGCTTGCATCTTCTCGGCAAATCGTTCCCGCCGCTCTTCAGATCGGCTGTAAACGAACGCGCGGCGCAGCGGCAGCACCGCGGCCGCGGCCAAAAGCTGCGTTTCCGCCTGCCTGCCGACGCCGAACAGGCCCAGCTCATGCGCATCGGACGGGGCCATCGATCGCAGGGCGACACCGGTCGTGGCGCCGGTGCGCAGCCGGCCCAGTTGATCCGCTTCGATCAGCGCTACAAGCGCGCCGGTGGCCTGATCGTACAGGCCGACGTGAAAACGGGCGGCGTTGCGCGTGGTGGTGTAGCACTTCCAGCCGACATAGCCCAGGTATCCGGCCGAGGCGATCATGCTGTGCAGGATGATGCCGGGCGCGCGAGCGCGCACCCGCGGAACATTTTCGGCTTCGGCCGTTACCAGGTGGCGAAACGCCTCCTCGACGATCGCGATCGAGTGCGGCATGTCGATCAGCGCCGTGACATCCGCTTCGGTAAGGTAGAGGACGCCCATGATCGACCTCCTGCGCGAAAACCTTGCCCGGCCTGACCCGCGAATCCTCGACCGCTCGGCGGCACTACGCCTCTCCGCGTGCCGCGAGCATTATACGGCCGCGTAACGAACGACTGCTCGTCCGACGCCGTTATTCTTGCAAATCGGCGATGCGACGGAAATCGTCGCGCAGCGAACGATACAACTGTTGATATTCGGGAAACGCCCGATCGTAGGTTTTCACACTCCCGCGCTGCGGCGCTGTGCTATCGACCACGCGGATCGTGGCGGCGCATGCTTCGCGGATGTTCTTGAATGCTCCGGCGCCGACGGCCGCCAACAGCGCGACACCGTAAGCCGGTCCTTCTTCGGCGTTGATCGTGGCGACTTTCTGGCCGAAGACGTCGGCCTGAATCTGCCGCCACAGGGCGCTTTTCGAACCGCCGCCCGAGGCCCGAATCTCGCGCACCGGAATTTCCAAGCCGCGGATGATATCCAGGCAGTCGCGCAGCGAGTAGGCGACCCCTTCCATGATCGAGCGCAGCAGGTGGCCGCGCCGATGGGCCAGTGATAGCCCAATGAAACACCCGCGGGCGTGCGGATCGGCGTGCGGGGTGCGTTCGCCCGATAGATACGGCAAAAAGAACAAGCCGTCACTTCCGGCCGGGGCACTTTCGGCCTCCTGGTTCAAGATCTCGTACGAGTCGGCCGTCGGGGCATCGCCGGCCGCGCCGTTCATGTGGCACAGCTCGTTCTGAAACCATTGCAGCGAGCCGCCGGCAGCCAGCGTCACGCCCATGACGTGCCATTTGCCGCGAACGGCGTGGCAAAACGTGTGGATGCGTCCCTCCGGATCGATCTCGACCGTGTCGCTGTGGGCGAACATCACGCCCGAGGTGCCGATCGACGTCGAGACGATTCCCTTGGCCACGATACCGTTGCCGACCGCGCCGGCGGCGCAGTCACCGGCTCCGCCAACGACCAGGCAATCGGTCGACAAGCCGAGTTCCTCGGCCGCCTGCGGCGTGAGCTTGCCCGTGACTTCTTCCGATTCGTAGCAGCGTGGCAGCAGGCTTTCGTCGAGTTCCAGCTTCGAGAGTAGCGCACTCGACCAGCGGCGCTTGGCGACGTCCAACAAAAGCGTGCCGCTGGCGTCGCTTACTTCGGTGGCGTACTCACCAGTCAGGCGGCGGCGGATCTCGTCTTTGGGCAGCAGTACCTTGTGCAGCTTGTCGAAATGGCGCGGTTCCTGATTTCGTAGCCACAGAATCTTCGGTGCCGTGAAGCCGGTCAGTGCCGGGTTGGCGACCATCTTGATTAACTTGCGGCGACCGCCGGCACGGTTTTCGATTTCGGCGCATTCGGCCGCCGTCCGCTGATCGTTCCACAACAGCGCGCGGCGGATCACGCGGTCGCGCTTATCGAGAAAGACCGAGCCGTGCATCTGGCCCGAAAGGCCAATGGCCGCAACGTCGGCCGGACGGAGCTTGGCTTTCTTCATCACCGATTGAATGGCCGCGGTCGTGGCTTGCCACCAGTCGTTCGGGTCCTGCTCGCTCCAGGCAGGGCGAGGGTGATAGCAGGGGTACGTCTCCATGGCGCTGGCCAGGATCGTGCCCGACTCGTCGATGACGAGCGCCTTGGTTCCTGAAGTGCCAACATCGAGGCCGAGAAAATGACTCATGGGCGAAGTCAGTAGTCAGTAGTCAGTAGTCAGTAGTCGTTCCGCGCTTGGTGGCCGATTGGACCCGGACCGCGACCTGGGAAGTGAGTATCGATTAGGGCGCAATCGAGCGCTGTGGCGAGATTCTAACCCGGGCAAGCGGCGAGCGACAACCGGGCACTTGGAGACTGAATGCATGTGAGCGCCTGGCGGGGCGGTACGTAACCACAGCGCCGAAAACTCGCGGGTAGCCGAGAGCGGGTTCGATCTCGCACTCCATGGGTACTCGCTGGCGACGTATCATTATGCAATGATCGAAGGTAGTGTCGGAATCCACGTCATGAAAGCTCAAGGCGTCAGCTGGTTGCGTTCGCTCAAACTGAGCGAGACGATACGCGTTGATGTGCCGAGCTCGCCAGAGGCGGTCGCCGAGTGCTTGCGTTCGCATGTGCAAAAGCCGAGTTGGCGGGGCTCGCTGCTGGCCGCGCTCGCGCCTGCTGCGGCGGGACCATTTTGCACATTTCAGGGACAGGTCGCCTTAAGCGGATTTGACCTGTGTCTGGTCCTGCCGGTTTCGGGATCCTTTTCCGTCCCCCGCATAAATGTACGCGGCGTGATCGAGAGCACGTCCGCGGGCGCGTGCGTGACCGCGACAATCGAGCCGGCGCGAAGCGCTGGAGGGTTCGTCGTCGCATTAGCGATTGGACTGTTGACACTATTCTGCGTCGCCTCTGCTTTCATCGGTGCGTATCGTGTTTTACTGTACTTAGCTGGCGCCCTGGCTTTGCTGGCGGTGTACTCGGCAGCCGTCCACGGCGTTTATCGGACGTTATTCTTGCACGAAGCGGAAGAGATTCACCGGCAATTGACATTTGCCCTCTCGCACAAACGTGGCGACTTGTAGCGGCGCCCATTACGTGTGTAAATTGAAGACCGAAGCAACGACGACGCATATCTATCTCGCATTGGCACGATGACCGCCACACCTGTCTCGCTTGTCACCGGCGGTTCGCGCGGAATTGGTCGTGCGATTGCCCTGGAACTGGCCCGGCTCGGGCACGTCGTGCTGGTCAACTACTTGCGGCGGCAGGATGCGGCCGATGAGGTCGTGGCCGCGATCCATCGCGCGGGCGGGCATGCGATCGGCGTGCAGGGGGACGTCGCGCGTAGCGAGGATCGAGAATCGCTCATCGCTCGGGCCCTTGAGTTCGGGGGCCGACTGGATGTGCTCGTCAACAATGCCGGAATCACCTCTCCCGGCCGAAATGATTTGCTGGAAGCAACCGAAGAGAACTGGGATCACGTACTGGGCACGAACCTGAAGGGCCCGTTTTTCCTTGCGCAATTGGCGGCGCGACGCATGATCGAGCTCATTCGCGCTCGCGTGACGACCGGCGGAAAGATCATCAACATCTCGTCGATCTCGGCGTACGCCATGAGCACCGACCGGGCCGATTATTGCATCGCGAAGGCCGGTATGGCCGCCATGACCTGGCTCTTGGCCGAGCGGTTGGCGTCAGAGCAGATTCAGGTCTTCGAAATCTGCCCTGGTCTGATTGCCACCGACATGACAGCGCCGGTCCGCGAGAAATACGACAAGCAAATGGCCGCAGGGCTGGTGCCGCAGCGGCGCTGGGGGGAGCCCGAAGACGTCGCCCGCGCCGTGGGCGTCCTTGTCAGCGACGCACTGCCCTACAGCACGGGTGAGCGCATCAATGTCGACGGCGGCTTCCATATCCGACGGCTGTGACGGACAATTGTCGGTAGCCGTTGTCGAGCAGCACGTGTCTTTGCCCCTTCGCGTGACGAGACTTCGTCATCGACTGGCCCAGGAACTTCCGATGAAATTTGCCCTGCTGGGAATGGACGCTGACGCCCTGGAGCTTGCCCAGGGCGTGGCCGCCAGTCGCGAGCACGTGCTGGCGAGCGCGTGCGACGTTGCGGGGGCCGAGGATCAGTTGCGAGCCTTGGCGCCGCGCGTGCAGTTCGTCGAATTTTGGGAAGCGCTGTTGGCCAGTGACATGGCCGACGCGGTGATCGTCAGCCGCGGCACAGATCCCGAGCTACGGGCCGAACAGTTGCGCAAGCTCGTGCAGGCGGGCGTGCCGCTCATCCTCACGCATCCGGTCGATGATTCGATGCTCATCTGCTACGAACTCGATATGATCCGTGCTGAAACCGGCTGCGTCATGCTGCCGTACATCCCTTATCGCTGGCATGAAGGGCTGAAACGGTTGGCCAGAATCGTCGGCGATGGTGCGGCGTCCCCCATTGGGACGGTCGAGCAAATTGTCATGGAACGTGCACTAGCCGATCGCGACCGGTCCCTGGTCGTGCGGCAATTTGCGGGCGATGTGGAACTGCTACGCATGGTGGCGGGCGAGCTGACAAGCGTGTCGGCCTTGGCGCCGGGTGGAAAGGAAGAGGCGGACTATGCCAATCTGGGCGTGCAACTGACTGGTCCGCGCGGCGTGCTGGCTCGCTGGAGCGTCAGTCCGGCCGATCACGCACCGGGCGCGACGATTCTCGCGCGCGGCGACAAAGGGAAGGCAACGCTCGTCTTGCCCGCGGCGGGCGAGGCGACCACGCTGGAGATCATTTCCGCAGGCCGGACAGTGCAGGAATCGTTCCCGGCCTGGGATCCGGCGTCTGCGGCAATTGCAGAATTTCAAAACGCAATTGCCGGTCGACCCTCCGCACCCACCTGGCCCGACGCGTGCCGCGACGTGGAGCTTTCCGAGGCGATTGCACGGAGCCTCGCCAAGGGACGCACGATCGAACTGCACGACGAAGAGCACTCCGAGCACGGCACGTTCAAGGGGACCATGACCTCCGTGGGATGCGGCCTGCTGTTGGCTTCCCTGGTCGTGCTGCTCGCCGCGGCCGCGCTGGCCAGCATTACGGGTATGCCATTTTTCGGCTACGCGCCGTATCTAATCCTCGGCGTACTGGGAATCTTCCTGGTGCTGCAATCGCTGAAGCTGGTTTTTCCGGACGATACGTAGGGTGCCCTGCGGCACCACGAGGGCCAAGCTGGACGTTGCGCGGTTCCGTACCGCGGGTGACGCAGGGCACCCCACGGGGAAATCTCTGCAGTATTCGCGCAAAAAAAAGCGGCCAGACTCCCGTTGAGCCTGGCCGCTGTTGTGACACCGTAAACAGCCTGGGCGTCCTTAGTGGGCAGCCGACTTCTGCGGAATTCGCATGGCGTAGAACGAACGCCAAACAAAGACCAGCCCGATGGCGAGCATGACCGCTCCGACGACGCCGGTGTAGTCGGTGGTCGACTTCTCGATCGCCGCTTGCTTCATCTCGACGGCGATTTCCACCGCCAGCAAGCCGAACAGAGTCGAGAACTTGATGATCGGATTCAGGGCGACCGAGGTGGTGTCCTTGAACGGATCGCCCACCGTATCGCCGACGACGGTGGCGGCGTGCAGATCGGTCCCCTTCTCCCGCATATCGACTTCGACGTACTTCTTGGCGTTATCCCAGGCACCGCCGGTGTTGGCCATCGAAATGGCCTGAAACAAGCCGAACGCAGCGATGGCGATCAGGTAGGCGACGAAGAAGTTCGGGTTGAAGAAGGCAAAGGCCAGCGTCAGCGACATGAGGGCGATGAAGATGTTCCACATGCCGGCCTGGGCGTACTGGGTGCAGATACGCACGACAGTCTTCGAATCGTTGATATCGGCCTCGGTCTTATTGAGGTCGAGGTTCTTCTTGATGAACTCGACGGCTCGGTAGGCACCCGTCGTAACGGCCTGCATCGAGGCGCCCGAGAACCAGAAGATCACCGTACCGCCGCAGATGAAGCCCAGCAGCACCGGAGCGTCGGTCAGGCTGATCTGAAGCAGTTTGGCGTGCCCGAGCATGAGGATGATCGAAAAGATCATCGTCGTGGCGCCCACGACGGCGGTGCCGATGAGCACCGGTTTGGCCGTGGCCTTGAACGTATTACCGGCCGAGTCGTTGGCCTCGAGATAATGCTTGCCCGCTTCGAAATCGGGGGTGAAGCCGAATTCGCCCTTGATCTTGTCCTTGATGCCGGGAATCGACTCGATCTGCGACAGTTCGAAAACGCTTTGGGCGTTGTCGGTCACGGGGCCATAGCTATCGACGGCGATCGTTACCGGGCCCATGCACAAGAAGCCGAAGGCCACGAGGCCGAAGGCGAAAATCGAGCCGACACCGATCGCTGGCAGCGATTCGCCGTACAGCTTTACTTGCATGATGCTGTCCAAGCCTTGCTGGCTGACGAAGTAGGCCGTGCCCATCAGGCCGGCGATCAGCAGGCCCATCCAGAAGGCGCTGAAGTACCCGGCGACCATGCCGGAGAGGATCGTCAGCGACGAGCCGCCTTCCTTCGAAGCGGTGACGATTTCGTGTACGTGCTTCGAGTGCGAGCTGGTGAAGACCTTGGTGAATTCCGGGATCAACACCGCGGCCAGCGTTCCGCAACTGATGATCGAGGCCAGTTGCCACCATAGATTCGGCATGGCCTTTTCGCCGACGACCAGGTCGCCGATCAAGAGCCAGCTCATGAAGAACGAGGTCGAAATGCAGAGGATCGCCGCGATCCAGATCAAGCGGGTGAG is from Pirellulales bacterium and encodes:
- the xylB gene encoding xylulokinase, with amino-acid sequence MSHFLGLDVGTSGTKALVIDESGTILASAMETYPCYHPRPAWSEQDPNDWWQATTAAIQSVMKKAKLRPADVAAIGLSGQMHGSVFLDKRDRVIRRALLWNDQRTAAECAEIENRAGGRRKLIKMVANPALTGFTAPKILWLRNQEPRHFDKLHKVLLPKDEIRRRLTGEYATEVSDASGTLLLDVAKRRWSSALLSKLELDESLLPRCYESEEVTGKLTPQAAEELGLSTDCLVVGGAGDCAAGAVGNGIVAKGIVSTSIGTSGVMFAHSDTVEIDPEGRIHTFCHAVRGKWHVMGVTLAAGGSLQWFQNELCHMNGAAGDAPTADSYEILNQEAESAPAGSDGLFFLPYLSGERTPHADPHARGCFIGLSLAHRRGHLLRSIMEGVAYSLRDCLDIIRGLEIPVREIRASGGGSKSALWRQIQADVFGQKVATINAEEGPAYGVALLAAVGAGAFKNIREACAATIRVVDSTAPQRGSVKTYDRAFPEYQQLYRSLRDDFRRIADLQE
- a CDS encoding 3-ketoacyl-ACP reductase produces the protein MTATPVSLVTGGSRGIGRAIALELARLGHVVLVNYLRRQDAADEVVAAIHRAGGHAIGVQGDVARSEDRESLIARALEFGGRLDVLVNNAGITSPGRNDLLEATEENWDHVLGTNLKGPFFLAQLAARRMIELIRARVTTGGKIINISSISAYAMSTDRADYCIAKAGMAAMTWLLAERLASEQIQVFEICPGLIATDMTAPVREKYDKQMAAGLVPQRRWGEPEDVARAVGVLVSDALPYSTGERINVDGGFHIRRL
- a CDS encoding sodium-translocating pyrophosphatase, whose amino-acid sequence is MRSLRTLPTTAMRLALASFVLVLLSSTVLASEADLAIPDLNAGTFKIAGNDITAWNLLFYGSFVIVGTLGISLYLRREIKNLPAHQSMLDVAEIIFQTCKTYLVQQGKFLMMLFAIIAVAMMYYFVGLQHKSVGTGLMVLAFALVGITGSYWVAWYGIRVNTYANARTAFASLRGEPWDVVNIPLRAGMSIGLFLISLELVMMVIILLFVPREIVGICFLGFAIGESLGASALRIAGGIFTKIADIGSDLMKIVFNVKEDDPRNPGVIADCTGDNAGDSVGPTADGFETYGVTGVALISFITLALDPATQSDLQAKLIVWIFAMRFLMDFMSGISYLVNQKISEAQYRGKKEFDFEVPLTRLIWIAAILCISTSFFMSWLLIGDLVVGEKAMPNLWWQLASIISCGTLAAVLIPEFTKVFTSSHSKHVHEIVTASKEGGSSLTILSGMVAGYFSAFWMGLLIAGLMGTAYFVSQQGLDSIMQVKLYGESLPAIGVGSIFAFGLVAFGFLCMGPVTIAVDSYGPVTDNAQSVFELSQIESIPGIKDKIKGEFGFTPDFEAGKHYLEANDSAGNTFKATAKPVLIGTAVVGATTMIFSIILMLGHAKLLQISLTDAPVLLGFICGGTVIFWFSGASMQAVTTGAYRAVEFIKKNLDLNKTEADINDSKTVVRICTQYAQAGMWNIFIALMSLTLAFAFFNPNFFVAYLIAIAAFGLFQAISMANTGGAWDNAKKYVEVDMREKGTDLHAATVVGDTVGDPFKDTTSVALNPIIKFSTLFGLLAVEIAVEMKQAAIEKSTTDYTGVVGAVMLAIGLVFVWRSFYAMRIPQKSAAH